The genomic stretch CGCATGTTGCGAGCCTGCAGGGCTTCATCCGCTGGTTCGATGCGGGAGACGGCGAGTTGAAGCGCGAAGCGAGCGAGGGCGGAGACCAGGTGCGGGTGATGACCGTGCACGGCTCGAAGGGGCTACAGGCACCGATCGTGATACTCGCAGATGCGGCCATTCGCCCCGATGGCGCAGGAGAGCTGGCGCTGGAGGACCGTCCGCTTGGTGCAGACGATGCTCGCGCCGTTCCGCTGCCCGGGCTTACCAAAGACGAAAAGGTCGGGCCGGTCGCCGATATCGATGCGGCGGAAACGGCCAAGGCGATGCAGGAGCATTGGCGGCTGCTCTATGTCGCGATGACCCGCGCGGAGGAGGCGCTGTTCATCGGCGGATCGCTCGGCCCGCGCGATGCGAAGAACGGGCCGCATGAGGATAGCTGGTATGCGCGGCTGCGCGACCTGTTCGATGCGGACGAGGGGCTGGAAGACGAGATCTGGGGCGCACGGTGGGAGATCGGGGCGCTGGGGCCATCGGTGCCGGTGAGTGCCGAAGTCGCGACAAACGCCATCCCGCAGCTACCGGCGTGGGCGACAACTCCGGTCGGCCCGGAACCGCGGCCGCCACGGCCCCTCTCGCCATCGGGCCTCGGCGAAGTGGAGGGCAGCGATCCGCCGCTGCCGCCCGATCATGCGGCACAAGCGGCGCGCCGAGGCACGCTGATCCACGCGTTGTTGGAGCGGATGCCGCAGGTCGCGCCCGACCAGCGCGCCGATCGTGCACGCGAATGGCTCGCACGGCAGGGCGGCGACTTTGACGCAGAAGCGCGCGAAGAAATGCTGGGTCGGGCGATGGCGGTGCTCGATCACCCCGACTTCGGCGCGATCTTCGGGCCCGAAGCGCTGGCCGAAATACCGTTGGCCGCGACGGTAGAAGGGCAGGTCGTCATGGGCGTGGCCGACCGGCTGCTGGTGACGGCCGACACCGTGACGGTCGTCGATTTCAAGACCGCGCGGCGGCCGCCTTCTGACCTCCATGACGTGCCCGACAGCACGATGCGCCAGATGGCGGCATACATCGCGGCGTTGGAGGTGATCTACCCGGGCCGCACAGTCGAAGCCGCCATACTCTATACCCAGACGCCGCAGCTGATCGCCTTGCCGCCCGCGCGCCTCGATGCCTACAAGGGCGCGTTTGCAGCGCGGCAGGAAAGCTTTGCCCTGCCATCCGTTGAGTAATCGATGCCCGCCCCCAAATGGGCTCGCGACAAAGAATTTCAGGAGATACCCCCATGGCCACCACCGCCGTAACCGACGCCAGCTTCAAGTCCGACGTGCTGGAAAGCGACAAGCCTGTGCTGGTCGATTTCTGGGCCGACTGGTGTGGCCCGTGCAAGATGATCGCACCCGCGCTCGAAGAACTGAGCGAGGAACTGGGCGACAAGGTCACCATCGCCAAGATGGACATCATGGAAAACCCGGAAGTGCCGGGCGGCATGGGCGTCCAGTCGATCCCCTATCTCGTGCTGTTCAAGAACGGCGAGCCGGCGGCGCACATGCGCGGTGCAGCGCCCAAGGGCCAGCTCAAGCAGTGGCTCGAAGGCGAGCTCTAATCCAGTTTCGCATAGCGTTCGGCCAGCTCATCCCACAGGGCGGGGCTGGCCGCACCCACCAGGCCCGTGCGGCCCACCTCGTCCACGCGATAGGGTGAGCCGTTGGGCCGCGCTGCTTTTCCGCCCGCCTCGTTGAGCCACAGCGCTCCGGCTGCGTGGTCCCAGGCCAGCGTCCGCTCGAAGATCGACACGTCGTTCACACCTAGTGCCAGCCGCGGATATTGCTCGGCGGCACAATAGGGGATGTCGACCAGGTCGTAATGCGGCGCGATATGCGCCTTTGTGGCTTCGCGTCGCGCTTCTTCCATGAAGACGAGCGAGATGGCCGCCACCGGTCGAGTACCGTCAGTCGATCGCGCCGACACCTTCTGACCATCGATGAAAGCGCCTTTCCCGCGATGGGCGGTGCAGAGGCGGCCTGACAGGCAATCGTATATCCACCCGGTATGTGCTTCGCCGCCAGAGGCCATCGCGATCAGGATGCCGAAGGGTGGTCTTCCGGCTGCGAAGTTGCGGGTGCCGTCGATCGGGTCGACGATCCAGCAGTCGCCGGACAAACGGTCGAGGACAGTAGGATCGGCATGGGCCGCTTCCTCGCCGACCATGGCCAAGCCGGGAATGATCCGCGACAGGCCCTCGCTCAGCATAGCCTCGCTTTCGCGGTCGGCAATGGTGACCGGATCGTTGCCGCCCTTGTCCTCGATGTCGCCGTCCGCGAGATTGCGGTAATGCGGGAGGATAGCCTTCACTGTCGTTTCCCGCAGCAGTCGTTCGACTGCCGAATGCAGAGCGTCGATGTCGCTCACGAGCGATAGTCGGCGTTGATCGAGATGTATCCATGCGTCAGGTCGCAGGTCCACACCGCCGCGCAGCCTTCGCCGATGCCGAGGTCGACGTCCATGCGGATTTCCTGTCCGGCGAGATGCTGTGCCACCGGTCCCTCCTCGTAATCGGGCAGGGGCTGCCCGTCCTTCGCCGCCCATGTGCCGCCGAAGCCGATGGAAAGCCGGTCGCGATCTGCCGGTTCGCCGGCCTTGCCCACTGCCATCACGACGCGCCCCCAATTTGCATCGCCGCCCGCAATGGCAGTCTTCACCAGCGGCGAGTTCGCAATCGCGAGACCCACGCGACGCGCACTTTCATCGCTTTCCGCGCCCGAAACCGCGATCTCGATAAATTTCTGTGCGCCTTCGCCATCCCGCACGACCAGTTGGGCCAGCGTCCGGCAGACCTCGAGCAGGGCGGCGTAGAAGGCGTCTGCCCCGGCATCGTCCCACCCTGCCAGCGGTGCGTTCCCGGCTTTCCCGGTCGCGAAGGCCAGCACCGTGTCGCTGGTCGATGTGTCGCCGTCGACGGTGATGCAGGAAAAGGTCGCGGCGTTCGCCTTATCCAGCATTTCCTGCAGGAAGACGGGCTCCACCGCCGCATCTGTGAAGACGTAGCCGAGCATCGTCGCCATATCGGGCGCGATCATGCCGCTACCCTTGATGATCCCCGCCAGTTCGACCCGCGTTTCGCCCAGGATCGCCGTGGCAGAGGCGCCCTTTGCAAAGGTGTCGGTCGTGCCGATGGCATCGGTCGCGTTTCGCCAGCCGCAGGGTTGCGCCTCGAGGGCCGCATCGATCCCCGCTCGCGCCTTGTCCTTCGGCAGCGGCACTCCGATCACTCCGGTCGACGAAACGAATACGTCACTCGGCTCGCAATCGAGCGCGCCGGCGACCTGTGCCATGATCTGCTCGACCGCTTCGCGCCCGCGAAAGCCGGTGAAGGCATTGGAATTGCCTGCATTTACGACAAGCGCGCGGGCCTGACCAAGCTTTACTTGCTCCCGGCCCAGTTCGACCTCGCTGGAAGCACACGCGCTCTTGGTAAATAAGCCCGCGACGCTCGTGTCCGGAGCCAGCTCCACCAGCGTCAGATCGCAGCGGTCCCAATTCTTGTACCGTGCCCTTGCGACACGCAAAGTCACACCCTCGATGGCGGGCAGCTCGGGAAAGGGAACGGCGAGGGGGGAGCGGGCGAGGTCCATGCCTCGCGCGCTACCCCCCGATAATCGCTTTGCCAAGCGTCAGGCGGTGCGTGCGGCCCCGCGCGGCACCAGCCAGAAGGCGAGGCCGTAAAGCAGCAGCGTAGCGATCAGCAGGTTGTTGTACCCGCTGAACAGCGCGAGATACTCGAGGCAGCCGCCCACGATGGTCCCGATCAGGTTCAGCGCGAAGGCGCTCTGCGAATTGGACGATTCCCGGAAGCGCTTCGCGAAGGCGATATTCGCGAGATAGATCGGCAGGAAGGCCAGAACCGTCCCCGCGATCAGGCGCGGCCAGAAAGACAATGCAAGCAGCCATTCCGGCTTGATCACCCATGCCGCGGCCAGCGATACTGCGATGGCGGCAAACACGACCTTCAATGGCGGCGTCTTGAACTTGCGCTCGGTCTCGACCGCGGCCAGCACCACCACGAGTACGCCTGCGAAGACGAGCGCGTTCACGAACCAGGTGGTGCCGAACAGCAGCGCGAAGGTCGCGATGTTCTTCGTCTCGAGCAGCAGGAAGGCTGCGCCCATGAAGAACAGGTCGGCATAGGGGCGCATTTCCTTCAGCGGCCCACCCAGCACGCGCACGGTCAGTACGGTGACGGCGAGGATGCCGAACAGGGTGATTGCGTAGAGCGGCGGGAAACCGTTGCCGCGGAAGTAGAGGAACGGCGCATCGTCGCTGACCGTGCCGACTTCGGCGGCGGATGCACCGGGCGTCCATGCCCCATCGCAGGTTTGCGACGACTCTTGCTTGGCGACCGAGATGACGGCCTGCTGCCCGGCGAAAGTATCGACGCAGGGCGCGTGGCCGAACGCCTTGGCGGCAGTACCGGCCAAGCGGTCGATCAGCCAGTCCTCGCGGTAGTAATTGTACATGGCGAAGGCACCGTCCTCGGTCAGCACGCGGTTGACCGATTGCAGGGCTTCGTCGGTGAAGAGGAAGCTTTCGAGGCGGATCTGCGACGCACCGCTCACCAGCGTGAGTGAGTCGGGCAGGGCGAAGAGCACCAGATCGTATTTCTTGTCGGTGTTCTGCAGGAATGCGCGGCCATCATCGACATGGCGGGTGACGCGCGGATCGTCATAGGGGCGGTCGATATTGTGCGCCGCGCCCAGTTCCATGATGACGGGATCGATATCGACTGCATCGACCGATTGCGCACCCTTCGACAAGGCAATGGCGACGTCCGAACCGGAGCCTGCGCCGATGATAAGGACATTGCCGAGATCGCCGACCGGCAGGCGGTTGTATGGCATCTCGTAGATGTGTTCGCCTTGCTCGATCTTCCACTGGGCGGGGGCCATCAGCTGGTGCGGCACGCGATTGGCGCGGATTTCCATGAAGCCCGGCATGCCTTCCTTGGCCGTGGTTTCGACTTTGTAATAGGGCGACCAGTAGATGTCGTCGCGCAGGCTCTCCTGGCCCAGCGGCACCAGCAGGGCCACGCACCAGGCAAGGCTTACCAGGCGGCGCTTGGGATCGGTTAGAACTAGATAGGGTACGATGGCCATCAATCCCCAGACGATCGACGGCGCGCGCAGGAAGCTGAGCGCTGTAAAAGTCAGGATGCCGGCGAGCGAACCGATGAGGTCCCAGCGATAGGCGGTGAGCGGGGTCAGTTTGGCAAAGCAACGTCCGACCAGCTCGGCCGGACCGGCGAGGATGGCAGCGACGGTCACAAAGACCAAGGGCAGCGCGAGCCATGCGGGCGGGCCGTAAACCTTGAGCGAGGAGAAATAGATGATGTCCGAGCCGCTCTGCTCGATCGTGACCGGGAATTTGACCACGGCGATGACCAGCACCGCGAGCAGGGGCAGGGAAAGCGGCCAGATCGACCAGCTTTTCCGGCTGATCAGGAAACCGGCGCCGATGCCGAGGAACGAGCCGAGCAGGACGAAATTCGAGAAATAGGACAGGTGCACGACATTGGCGCCCAGCCAGCGGATCAGCGCCAGCTCCACGAACAGCATCGTGAATGCGGCAAGGATCAGCCGGCGGACCACCGCCGGATTCTCGTCGATCGCTTTCTCCGCAGTCGTTTGAGTTCCATTGCCGCCAGCGAATGCGGCGTTGTCGGCAGTGATGTCGGTCAATTCGTTTCCCCCCGGTGTCGGGCGTGCATCGCCCACCGTTTGCCGGGTGCTATCGGAAGTATGGTTACCAGCGGGTAAAGATGTCGCGCCGGATGCGGCGAGCCTGTGGGCCGAACGGGCGGACGGTAGACAATTCGGCCATTCGCGCTATCTTGTGCTGCGTATGCTGAAGCGCCTGCTCACATTTCTGGCGATCATCACGGGCCTGACCGCGGTCGGTGCGCCGGTGCATGTATCTGCGGCAGGAACGCTCGGCGTCGCGCTGGAGCAGAGCCAGCGGGCCGACCAGCCGGTCAAGGGTGACATCGCCACCTGCGAAGAGCGGGAGCGGCAGCGCAAGGCGCGCGGTGAGAAAGCGCGTCCATGTCGACCGGCCAGCACCGTCACCGTCGTCATCCCGACCGTGATGTTCGGGCCCGACCGCGCCTTCGAATAAGGTCTCTACCGCGCCAGTATTCCAAGACCCGGCACCGCAGGCGTGCGCGGGCATTCCATCTATAGACACAGCCTTCCAGATTCAGGGGCACCCAGTTCCATGTTCAATTCCGTGATGAAAGCCGTCTTCGGCTCGTCCAACGATCGTTACGTCAAATCGCTCGGCAAGATCGTCGACCAGATAAACGCGCTCGAACCGCAGCTGCAGGCGCTTTCCGACGAAGAGCTGGCAGCCCAGACCGAGAAGTTCCGCGCGCAGCTCGCCGATGGCAAGACGCTGGACGACATTCTGCCAGAAGCCTTTGCCACCGTCCGCGAAGCATCTGTCCGTGTGCTCGGCATGCGCCACTTCGACGTACAGATGGTCGGCGGCATCGTGCTCCATCGCGGCGAGATCGCGGAGATGAAGACAGGCGAGGGCAAGACGCTTGTCTCGACGCTCGCCACCTATCTCAACGCCATCGAGGGCAAGGGCGTCCATGTCGTCACCGTCAACGATTACCTCGCGCGCCGCGACGCCGAGTGGATGGGGCGCTTGCACCAGTTTCTCGGCCTGACGGTCGGGGTGATCGTTCCGAACCTCAACGAGTTCGAGCGGCGCGAAGCGTACAACTCCGACGTTACCTATTCGACCAATAACGAGCTCGGCTTCGATTACCTGCGCGACAATATGAAGCACGAGCGCAGCCAGATGGTGCAGCGCCCCTTCAATTTCGCGGTGATCGACGAAGTCGATTCGATCCTGATCGACGAAGCGCGAACGCCCCTGATCATTTCCGGGCCGACCGAGGACAAGTCCGATCTCTACATCTCGATCGACGAGGTGGTGAAGACCTTCCCCGAGGACTGGTACGAGAAGGACGAGAAGCAGCGCAGCATCCAGTTGACCGAAGAAGGCACCGAGGAGGTCGAGAAGCTCCTCATCGAGCGCGGCTTGCTCGAAACCGAGAACCTCTACGACGTGGAGAACACCCAGGTCGTGCACCATCTCGACCAGGCGCTGCGTGCCGTGCACATGTTCAAGAAAGACACCGACTACATCGTCAAGGACGACAAGGTGGTCATCATCGACGAGTTTACCGGCCGCATGATGGACGGCCGCCGCTGGTCGAACGGCCTGCACCAGGCAGTCGAAGCCAAGGAAGGCGTGAAGATCGAGCCGGAGAACCAGACGCTCGCCTCGATCACCTTCCAGAACTATTTCCGCATGTATCCCAAGCTGTCCGGCATGACCGGGACGGCAGCCACCGAAGCGGCGGAATTCTGGGACATCTACAAGATGAACGTGGTCGAAATCCCGACCAACGTTCCCGTCCAGCGCATCGACGAGGACGACGAGTTCTACAAGAACACGCAGGACAAGTTCCGCGCCATCGCCAAGGCGATCCGCGAGAAGAACGAGATCGGCCAGCCGGTTCTCGTCGGCACGGTGTCGATCGAAAAGTCCGAGCTGCTGAGCGAATTCCTCAACCAGGAAGGCGTGGAGCACGAGATCCTGAATGCCCGCCAGCACGAGCGTGAAGCGCATATCGTTGCCCAGGCGGGCCGCATCGGCGCCGTCACCATTGCGACCAACATGGCCGGTCGCGGCACCGACATCCAGCTGGGTGGCAATGTCGATTTCAGGATCGGCGACGAGCTGGCCGATATGCCGGACGGCCCTGAAAAAGACGCGGCGATCGCGAAGATCAAGGACGAGGTCGCGGAGGAAAAGCAGCGCGTGCTCGATGCCGGCGGGCTCTTCGTGCTCGGCACCGAGCGGCATGAGAGCCGCCGCATCGATAACCAGCTGCGCGGACGCTCGGGCCGCCAGGGCGACCCTGGCCTGAGCCGGTTCTACCTCTGTCTCGAAGACGACCTGCTCCGTATCTTCGGCCCGGATACGCTGTTCTCGAAGATGATGAACTCCAACCTCGAGGATGGCGAGGCCATCGGGTCCAAGTGGCTCTCCAAGGCTATCGAGACCGCTCAGAAGAAGGTCGAGGCGCGCAATTACGAGGTTCGCAAGCAAGTCGTCCAGTACGACGATGTGATGAACGACCAGCGCAAGGTCATCTATGAACAACGCGCCGAGATCATGGATAGCGAGGCGGTCGACGATGTGGTCGTCGATATGCGCCACGATGCGATCAATTCGCTGGTGTCCAATGCCTGCCCCCCGGGCTCCTATCCCGAACAGTGGGATATCGAGGGCCTCAAGGAGCAGACCGAAGAGGTTCTCGGGATGAACTTCCCTCTGGACGAGTGGCTCCAGGAGGAACAGGTCGAGCCGGAGATCATCGAGGAGCGCATCCGCGAGGCCGCCGACCAGGCGATGGACAGCAAGCTCGCTTCGGGAGATGCGGCCATGTGGCGGCGGATCGAGAAGAGCATCCTGCTGCAGGAACTCGACAGCGAGTGGAAGGATCACCTCGCGACACTCGACGCGCTGCGGCAGGTCGTGGGCCTGCGTGCCCATGCGCAAAAGCAGCCTCTCAACGAGTACAAGCAGGAAGCCTTTACCCTGTTCGAAAGCATGCTCGACAAGCTGCGCGAGACGGTGACCAACAAGCTGCTGCGCATCGAACTGCGCGAGCCGGAACCGCTGCCGCCCATCGACCTGCCCGAACTGCCGGACTTCCTGACCGGCCATATCGACCCCCTCACCGGGCTCGACAATTCGGAGGACGGCGACGGATCGGAAAGTCGCAAGGCGCTCTTCGGCGCGCTGGCAGGTAGCTCGCAGGCAGCTGTCGGCCCCGGCGGTTCGGCGACGGAAAACCCCTATGCCGACATGCACATCAGCCGCAACGCGCCGTGCCCGTGTGGCTCTGGCAACAAGTACAAGCATTGCCACGGTGCGATCGGAGCCGCTCCGCAGGCTTGAGAATAAGCAGCCCCGCTTCTAAATGGTGCGGGGCTGCCTGACCATCGGAACGAGGGGCGGGGCACCCTCTTCCGGAATGATCGGCCCGCCCATCTCCTCGAACCCGCAGCTGGCGTAGAATCCGCGGTTGGCCGGGTTCGAATTTTCGAGATAGGCGATGGTCCCGGTGTGGTCGCAGGCATCAAGCACGGGCTGGATCAGCTTGCGTCCCAAGCCTTTGCCCTGCGCCGATTGCCGCACGGCGATGCTGAAGAGGTAGGCGTGTTCGAAATTTGGATGACGCGTCTCCATCGCTTCGCCCGTCCGGATACCGCGCCTAACTGCGCCGGCTCCGCATTTGAATAGCGTGGGGATCGCGAACGCGGCGTAATCCATGGTGCTGAAGCTCGCATCGCCGCCCGGCATCATCCACATGCAGGCGCCGTCGGTGCCGCTGGTGTAGCAATATCCGCGTTGCGAGTAGATCCGGCGTGCCTGCAGGCGGAACAGATGCTCGATCCCTGCGAAATTGCCGAACAGCCAAGCATTGAACGGATCGTGACGAAAAGCGTCGGCGGTGATGTCGCCCAGCAATCTCGCATCATCCGGTCCCGCTCGGCTGAGGCTGTCGCTCAGGACAATATCGTCTGCTGTCATTGCGTTCTTAACCCCCATCGCAAGCTAGCGAGACGGGGCGGGGCGGTCTAGTCGCACCAAATGCCGCTTTTGATCCTCGCCTTCTTCGTCACCGCGCTGCTTTACGCCAGCGTCGGGTTCGGCGGCGGCTCCACCTATACCGCGCTCCTGGCGCTGTCAGGACTGGACTATCGCATCCTTCCGTTGCTTGCGCTCTCCTGCAACATCGTCGTGGTTGCTGGGAGCACCACGCGGTTCGCGCGAGCCGGGGTTACGCCTTGGCGAAGTGCGGGGCTTCTCACAGCGCTTGCTGCACCCGCCGCTTTGGTGGGAGGACTGACTCCTATTTCGGAGACACTCTTCCTTACGATCCTGGGTATAAGCCTGCTGTTTGCCGGCGCAGCCCTGCTCCTGAAACCGAGTGTCTCGTCGACAGCGCCAGCCAAGGCAGCGCGCTTCATGCCTTTGTTCGCGATACCGCTCGGCTATCTGGCGGGACTGGTCGGGATCGGCGGCGGCATCTTCCTTGCACCGATTCTTCATCTGGTACGCTGGAACTCGGCCAAGGCGGTGGCTGCCACCGCCAGCCTGTTCATCCTGGTGAACTCGATGTTCGGGCTGGTTGGGCAGACCATCAAGGGGGGCACCGGGCGGATCGCCGTGGCTATCGATTTGGGCCTGCCGCTGCTCTTAGCCGTCGCTATCGGAGGTCAGATCGGCAGTTTTCTGGCGCTCAAATACCTGCCGCAAAGCTGGATACGGCTTGGCACTGCGGCGCTGACCATCTGGGTCGGCGCACGGCTTCTGCTGATGATGTGAGAAAATGGCTCCCCGAGTTGGATTCGAACCAACGACCAAGTGATTAACAGTCACCTACTCTACCGCTGAGCTATCGGGGAGCAGCCCGTTAGGCAGGCCGCGCGTATATGGGGGCGATTCCGGTTTTGCAAGCGGGCAATTGGCAAAAATTCGCAGCTCTGCCGAGCCGTGGCGCTCAGACCACGAATTGCTCTGCAACGATACGTTCGTCGAGCGCGTGGCCGGGGTCGAATAGCAGCGTCAACTCACTATCCTGTGCGATCTCGAGGCTGACTTCAGCGACATCGCGCAGTTCCTTTTGGTCCGCCACTGCACTAACCGGGCGCTTGTTGGGCTCGTTCACACGAAAGGTCACCCGGCTGCGGTCTGGGAGAATTGCGCCCTTCCAGCGCCGCGGCCGGAAGGCCGAAATCGGGGTGAGGGCGAGCAGATGCGAATCCAGCGGCAGGATCGGGCCGTCGGCCGACAGGTTGTACGCGGTCGAGCCTGCGGGAGTCGCCAGAAGCACGCCGTCGCAGACCAGTTCCTTGATCCGGGCCTTGCCGTCGACGCTGACCTCGATCTTCGCGGTCTGGCGCGTTTCGCGCAGCAGCGAGACCTCGTTGATGGCGCAGAAGCGATGCTGCGTGCCATCCTGTGTCGTGGCCTGCATCGACAGGGGAGAGATCGTGACCGGCTTGGCCCGTCCGATCCGGGTCAGCAGCGTATCGGGGTTGCGATTGCGGTTCATGAGGAAGCCGACGGTGCCGACGTTGAGGCCATAGACCGGGATCACGCGGTCGCTGTCCAGCATAGCATGCAAGGTTTGCAGCATGAAGCCGTCGCCCCCTAGCACCACGGCGGCCTCCGCCTCCTCCATCGGGACCCAATCGGCGATGTCGCGAAAATCGGCGGCAGCCTCCTGCGCGCGCTCCGTATCCGATACCAGCAAAGCCAGGCGGCGATATTCGGTCATGGTGCGGCGCGTGCTCCGTTCCGCAGGCAGGTCGCCCGGTTCGGCGCGCTACCTATGGCCGCACGTCCCATTTGGCAACAGAGCCAAATGACTGGATTAAATTGTCGGTAAAGCGGATAGGAACGTTCCCATGGCAACGCTGCCCCAAGACAATACAAGAGAGTCGCGCGATAGCCTGACCGGCCTGGCCGATCTGGAAGAAGCACGCGCGACCATTGCGCGGTGGCAGCGCGATTGGCCGCAGGACACGATCCCGTGCCCGATCCATGCGATGATGATTACGCTCGGCCGGATCGACACCGTCAACGTGGCCTTCGGCGAAAGCGCGGGCGACGGCGCGCTGGTCGAAGTGGCGCAGCGCATCAAGCATTTCGCCGCCGACGAGCTCGACAGCATGGCGTGGCTGGCGGCGCGGATCAGCGGCGGGAGTTTCCTCCTGCTGTCGCGTCAGCAATGCAGCCGCGAACGCTGGGAATGGCTCGCCGAAGCACTTGCCGATGCGATCGCCATGCCGATCGCCAGCCCGGGAGACGATGTCGGAAGCCTGCGCCTGTGGCCGCGCGTGGTCTTGTTACGTGCGACAGAAGACGATTCTCCGGAGCGGATTTTCGATCGATTGTCCGAAATGGCGAACAGTATGCGGCAGGGGCAGGGGCGCAGGATTGACTGGTCGAGCGGCGAAATCGAACTCTCTGGCCGGTCGTTCCGCGATCTGGAGGCCGATTTGCTCGCCGCGATCGACAAGGACGAGATCGAGATCCTGTTCCAGCCGCAGTATGCGCTGGCCGACGACAAGATGATCGGGGCCGAGGCGCTGGCGAGGTGGCACCATCCCACCATCGGGCGCGTCGGGGCGGGATCGCTGTTCCAGATTGCCGAGCGCGCGGATCACGTCGCGCATCTTTCGCGCCATATCGCACAGCGGGCGCTGGAGCAGGCGGTGCATTGGCCCGAGCATCTGCGGCTTTCGCTAAACATCACTCCTGCTGATCTCGCCGCCGACAGCTTTGCGATGGAATTTGCCCGACTGGCCGAGCGGATCGGCTTTTCCATGTCGCGCATCACGCTGGAAATCATCGAGCAGGTCCTGCTCGCCGATCTCGACAGGGTCGGACATGTGCTCGACCAACTCAAGATTTTCGACATCCGCCTGGCGCTCGACGATTTCGGCGCGGGCTTCTGCAATTTCCGCTACCTCAAGGTGCTGCCGATCGACTGCATCAAGCTCGACCGCTCGATGATCGACGGCGTTCTGGAGGACGATCGCGACCTCGCGGTCTTTCGCGCCATCATCGCGATGGCCAGCGCGCTCGATCTCGCGGTCGTGGTGGAAGGCGTGGAGAAGGAAGAGCAGCGCGCGCTGATTGCCGCAGAGGGCTGCGAATATTATCAGGGTTTCCTGCGCGCCGAACCCATGACAGCGCAGGAATTTCTAGAGCTGGCAGAGGCTTAGGCCGCCTTCTTCTCGCGCTTTTGTGCTTTCCGCACGATCCCCGATAGCCCCTTCGTCAATTGGAACAGGCCGTTCAGCCTGCTCTCCGGCGAATTCCATGCGCGGCTGATGACCAGCTTCATGTCGGGCCGCAGCTTGGCCGTTCCCTGCAGGCGATCGACATAAGAGATCAGGCCGGGGCCGTCGGGAAAATCGTCATTATGGAAGGTCACCAGCGTGCCCTGCGCGCCGACGTCGATCTTGGCGACGTTCGCCTCGATGGCCTGATGCTTGATCTCGATCAGGCGGACGAGGTTCGCGGTCGCGGGCGGCAGATCGCCGAAGCGGTCGATCATTTCGGCGGCGAGCGCCTCGATTTCAGCCTTGTCCTCGGCATCGTTAAGACGGCGGTAGAGAGCCATGCGGACGGCGAGGTCCGGCACGTAATCCTCCGGAATCATGATCGGGGCATCGACCGTAATTTGCGGACTGACGCGCTCCGGCTTGGCCTCGAGGCCCAGTTCACCGGCCTTGGCTGCAAGGATCGCGTCCTCGAGCATCGATTGGTAGAGTTCGAAGCCGACCTCGCGGATATGGCCCGACTGTTCGTCGCCCAGAAGGTTGCCTGCCCCGCGAATGTCGAGATCGTGGCTCGCCAGCTGGAACCCGGCGCCGAGGCTGTCGAGATCGCCCAGGACTTTCAGCCGCTTCTCGGCGACCTCGCTCAACTGTGTGTCGGCGGCGTAAGTGAGATAGGCATAGGCGCGCAGTTTCGAGCGGCCCACGCGACCGCGCAACTGATAGAGCTGGGCAAGGCCGAAGATGTCCGCGCGGTGTATAATGATCGTATTCGCGCTCGGCAAATCGAGGCCGCTTTCGACAATCGTGGTCGCCAGCAGCACATCGTATTTACCCTCGTAGAAGGCGCTCATTCGCTCCTCGATCTCGCCCGCGTTCATCTGGCCGTGAGCGGCGACGAACTTGACCTCGGGCACATTCTCATGGAGCCAGTCGGACACCTGTTCCATGTCGGAAATCCG from Qipengyuania profundimaris encodes the following:
- the trxA gene encoding thioredoxin: MATTAVTDASFKSDVLESDKPVLVDFWADWCGPCKMIAPALEELSEELGDKVTIAKMDIMENPEVPGGMGVQSIPYLVLFKNGEPAAHMRGAAPKGQLKQWLEGEL
- a CDS encoding inositol monophosphatase family protein is translated as MSDIDALHSAVERLLRETTVKAILPHYRNLADGDIEDKGGNDPVTIADRESEAMLSEGLSRIIPGLAMVGEEAAHADPTVLDRLSGDCWIVDPIDGTRNFAAGRPPFGILIAMASGGEAHTGWIYDCLSGRLCTAHRGKGAFIDGQKVSARSTDGTRPVAAISLVFMEEARREATKAHIAPHYDLVDIPYCAAEQYPRLALGVNDVSIFERTLAWDHAAGALWLNEAGGKAARPNGSPYRVDEVGRTGLVGAASPALWDELAERYAKLD
- the argJ gene encoding bifunctional glutamate N-acetyltransferase/amino-acid acetyltransferase ArgJ, coding for MDLARSPLAVPFPELPAIEGVTLRVARARYKNWDRCDLTLVELAPDTSVAGLFTKSACASSEVELGREQVKLGQARALVVNAGNSNAFTGFRGREAVEQIMAQVAGALDCEPSDVFVSSTGVIGVPLPKDKARAGIDAALEAQPCGWRNATDAIGTTDTFAKGASATAILGETRVELAGIIKGSGMIAPDMATMLGYVFTDAAVEPVFLQEMLDKANAATFSCITVDGDTSTSDTVLAFATGKAGNAPLAGWDDAGADAFYAALLEVCRTLAQLVVRDGEGAQKFIEIAVSGAESDESARRVGLAIANSPLVKTAIAGGDANWGRVVMAVGKAGEPADRDRLSIGFGGTWAAKDGQPLPDYEEGPVAQHLAGQEIRMDVDLGIGEGCAAVWTCDLTHGYISINADYRS
- a CDS encoding spermidine synthase — its product is MTDITADNAAFAGGNGTQTTAEKAIDENPAVVRRLILAAFTMLFVELALIRWLGANVVHLSYFSNFVLLGSFLGIGAGFLISRKSWSIWPLSLPLLAVLVIAVVKFPVTIEQSGSDIIYFSSLKVYGPPAWLALPLVFVTVAAILAGPAELVGRCFAKLTPLTAYRWDLIGSLAGILTFTALSFLRAPSIVWGLMAIVPYLVLTDPKRRLVSLAWCVALLVPLGQESLRDDIYWSPYYKVETTAKEGMPGFMEIRANRVPHQLMAPAQWKIEQGEHIYEMPYNRLPVGDLGNVLIIGAGSGSDVAIALSKGAQSVDAVDIDPVIMELGAAHNIDRPYDDPRVTRHVDDGRAFLQNTDKKYDLVLFALPDSLTLVSGASQIRLESFLFTDEALQSVNRVLTEDGAFAMYNYYREDWLIDRLAGTAAKAFGHAPCVDTFAGQQAVISVAKQESSQTCDGAWTPGASAAEVGTVSDDAPFLYFRGNGFPPLYAITLFGILAVTVLTVRVLGGPLKEMRPYADLFFMGAAFLLLETKNIATFALLFGTTWFVNALVFAGVLVVVLAAVETERKFKTPPLKVVFAAIAVSLAAAWVIKPEWLLALSFWPRLIAGTVLAFLPIYLANIAFAKRFRESSNSQSAFALNLIGTIVGGCLEYLALFSGYNNLLIATLLLYGLAFWLVPRGAARTA